The window TCGCCGGAGCGAGCCGAGCAGTCCCCGGGCCCGGACGAGGATCCGGCTCCGGCCGGCCGCCCACGTCGGCTCGGACGGTTGATTGTCGTGCTGGTCGTGCTTGCCCTCGGCGGCGTCGCGGTAGCGGTGACCTGGCCCAGGGCCGAGCCGTCCATCGTGTCGGACAAGGTCGACCCGCCGGCGCCCGTGGACCCGAACGCCGCCGCGTCACCGTGCACGGCCGAGGACCTCGACGTCGGGCTCGCGGCCGACCGCCTCACCATCACGCCCGGCGTGCCTGTCGAGTTCACCGTGTCCCTGCGGAACGAGGGCGAGGTGCAGTGCCTCGTCGACGCTCCCCGGCGCAGTGTTGCCGTGACGGTCTATCAGGGCGAGGTGGGCGAGCCGACGGCGGAGCGGGTCTGGTCCTCGGTGGACTGCGCGGACGCCGACGAGGAGCGGCTGTTGCTCCTCGGCCCCGACGACGTCGACGTCAGCAGCGCACGGTGGTCAGACTCCAGGTCGGTGCCCGGCTGCGAGCCCGGCCAGCCCAGGCTGTCCGCCGGGGAGTACACCGCGCAGGTCACGCTCGCCGACGTCGAGGGTGTGTCCAGCGACGTCGTGCGGATCACCTACACGGTGCCGCAGCCGAGCGGTTCGCCGTCGCCGTCGCCGTCGGGCAGTGCGTCCACCAGCCCTTCCGGGGAGGCGTCGGACGAGCCGAGCGCGGATGCGAGCGGCGACGCCGATGCGGACACCGACACCGACGCCGACGCGAGACCGAGCGACGAACCGCGCACGGACCCGACCGGCACCGGTACGCGGAACTGACGCGGCGGTCCGGTCAGACGTACCGCTCGGTTCAGAAGTACTGCCCTCGGGTCAGACGTACCGTTCGAGGATGCTTGACTCCGCCAGCCGGGACAGGCCCTCGCGGATGGTCCGGGCGCGCTGCTCGCCAACGCCGTCGACCGACATGAGGTCGTCGACGCTCGCGGCGAGGAGCTTCTGCAGGCTGCTGAAGTGGCCCACAAGCTGCTCGATGGTGGTGTTCGGCAGGCGCGGCACCTTGGACAGGAGCCGGTAGCCGTGCGGCGCCACGGCGGCGTCGAGCGCGTCTCCGCCGCCGGGCAGGTCCAGGACGCGGCCGATCTGGCTCATGTCGAGCAGCTGCTGCGACGTGAGCGCCGAGAGCTCGGCCTGGACGTCGGCGATCGAGCGTTCCTTGCGGCCGATCACGTAGTCGCGGATCACGAACTCACGGTCCGAGCCGACGTCGCCGATCAGCTCGTCCAGCTGCAGCGCCAGCAGGCGCCCGTCCACGCCGAGCTCGATCACGTAGCCCGCGATCTCGTCGGAGATGCGGCCGACCATCTCGAGGCGCTGCACCACCGAGCACACGTCGCGCACCGTGACCAGGTCCTCGATCTCCAGCGCGGACAGCGTGCCGGACACCTCGTCGAGGCGCGCCCGGTAGCGCTCCAGCGTCGCGAGGGCCTGGTTGGCGCGCCCGAGGATCGTGTCCGAGTCCTCCAGCACGTGCCGCTGCCCGCCCACGTAGAGGGCGACGATCCGCATGGACTGGCTCACGGAGATGATCGGGAACCCGGACTGCTTGGCGACGCGCTCCGCGGTCCGGTGCCGGGTGCCGGACTCGGTGGTCTCGATGGTCGGGTCGGGCAGCAGCTGCACCGCCGCCTTACGGATGCGGGTGGCGCCCTGGTCGAGCACCACCGCGCCGTCCATCTTGGACAGCTCGCGCAGGCGGGTGGCGGAGAAGTCGACGTCGAGCGAGAAGCCGCCGGAGCAGATCTGTTCGACTGTCGCATCGAGGCCGAGCACGATGAGTGCGCCGGTACGGCCGCGGAGGATGCGTTCGAGTCCGTCGCGAAGCTCGGTGCCGGGCGCAACGGCGGCCAGGGTCTCCCGAAGCAGCTCGTCAGGATGCGAGGAGGTGGTGGCCACGAAGAAATCCTACGCTGTGGGCCGGGTCATAAGCAGTTCGTTTCACAGATCGGTCACCCACCGTCCATCTCCTCGCCGGTTCTGCCACCCCCGGACTGCGCCCACTCGACCGCGTCGCGGATGTGGGCCGCCTCTACGAGCTGGAGCCCGTCGGGCGCCTTGACCCCGGTCCCGTGCGGCACGACAGCGTGCGCGAACCCCAGGCGCGCGGCCTCGCCCAGCCGGCGGTCCAGCCCGGCGACCGGGCGAAGGTCCCCCGCCAGGCCCACCTCGCCGACGGCGACGGTGGCGCCCGGCAGCGGCCTACCGGTGCGGGCGGACACGAGGGCGAGTGCCGCCGCGAGGTCCGACGCCGGTTCGGTGATCCGAGCGCCGCCCACTGTCGAGGCGTAGACGTCCTGGTCGGCGAGCCGCAGCCCACCGTGCCGCTGGAGCACGGCGAGGATCATGGCGAGCCGGCTGGAGTCGACGCCGCTGGTGGCGCGGCGCGGATTGGTCAGCGGGCTCGGGGCGACGAGGCCCTGGACCTCGACGGCGAGCGGGCGCCGTCCCTCCAGCGTCACCGTGATGCACGACCCGGCGACCCCTGCACCGGCGTGCGACAGGAACAGGCCGGACGGGTCGGCCAGCCCGACGATCCCGTTCTCCGACAGGTCGAAGCAGCCCACCTCGTCCGTGGGGCCATACCGATTCTTCACCGCGCGGATCATGCGTAGGCGGGAGTGCCGGTCGCCCTCGAACTGGCAGACCACGTCCACCAGGTGCTCGAGCGTGCGCGGTCCGGCGACCGAGCCGTCCTTGGTCACGTGCCCCACGAGGATCGTCGGGATCTGCCGCTCCTTGGCCACGGCGATCAGCGCCGCGGCGACCTCCCGCACCTGGGAGACGCCGCCCGGTGCACCGTCGACCTGGGCGGACGAGATGGTCTGCACGGAGTCCACGACGAGCATGTCCGGCTGGTTCGCCTCCAGGTGGCCGAGCACCGTCCCCAGGTCGGTCTCCGCCGCGAGCAGCAGCGTCCGCGAGAGCGCCCCGATCCGCTCGGCCCGCAGCCGCACCTGCGCGGCGGACTCCTCACCGGTCACGTACAGCACGGTGCGGGGCGACTCGAACCCGTGGGGGCCCAGGGCGCCGTCGGCCACGTTGCTCGCGACCGCGAGCAGCAGGGTCGACTTGCCCACGCCCGGCTCGCCCGCGAGCAGGATCACCGCGCCCGGCACCAGCCCGCCGCCGAGCACCCGGTCGAACTCGCCGACCCCGGTCGGGTTGGCGCGCGCCGACTCCACGTCGATGTCGGCGATGGGCCGGGCGGGCTCGCGTGCGGGGGACACGGCGGCCGTGCGCGGGCCGGACTGCGCCGGCCCGTCCTCGCTCACGGTGCCCCACGCCTGGCACTCCCCGCAGCGGCCGGCCCACTTGACGGTGGTCCAGCCGCACTCGGCGCAGCGGTACGCGGGCCGGGCCCGTTTGGAGGTCGATGAGGTCACGAGGGGAACGGTACGTCGAGCCACTGACAAGGGCTCGTGGCATCCCCGTGAAGATCCCCCCGCGTCGCCGCGGACGGCCTCGGCGAGCTCGCCGAGCCAGGTACGTTGCGTTCATGCCGGATCCGAACCGCACCCCGGCCCGCGCGGCCGGGCTCGTGGTGGCGTCGGCGGCGGCGCTCGGGGCCTGGCTCGTCTGGTGGGCGATGGTGACCACCTGGCCGGGGCAGCGGACCGAGGAGCGCGTCTTCGAGACGGCCGACCGGTTCCAGGACGTTGTCAACCACCTGGTGGAGCCGGTGCTGCTGCTCGGCTCGCCGCCGTGGCTCGTCGCCGGGTTCCTCGTGGTGTGCGGCATCGGGCTGCTGCGCCGGAGGTGGGTCGCCGCCGGCCTGGCGGCCGTCGTGATGCTGGGGTCGAACCTGACCACTCAGGTGGTAAAGGACGGCGTGCTCTACCGCACCGGCCTGCTCGGCGAGTGGAACCGCGACATCAACACCCTGCCGAGCGGCCACGTCACCGTGGTGGCGGCGGCCTGGGCGGCGCTGCTGCTCGTCACGCCGCGCGGCCGGCAGCCCGTAGTCGCGCTCGTCGGGGCCGTCGTGACCTGCGCCATGGCCCTGGCGACGGTCGCGGACCGCTGGCACCGGCCGTCCGACGTCGTCGCAGCCGTCCTGGTCGTCCTGGTGTGGGGGGCACTGGTGTGCGCGCTCGCGCCGGCGCGGTGGGCGGACCCGCTGCCGGGCCGCGATGCTCCCGGGGCGGACGCGGGTGCCAGCCCCGGCGCTGGCCTCACGACCTCGCGGGTCACCACCCTCCTCGGCGTCGTCGCGCTCCCGGCGGCCCTGCTCTCGGTCCTGGCCGCCGCCGCGACCGAGGGCCGGGTGGACCTGCCGTGGGACGGCGGCCTCACCGCCTACGTGGGGGGCCTCCTCGCCGCGTGCGCCATCTCCGCCGCTGCGTTCGCAGTGCTGCTCCCGCTGTGCCAGGCCGCGGCTCGCCCGGTCGCTCCCAGCCCCGCCTCGGTCGCCGGCGGGCGTGCCTCCGCGCGGATGTCGGTGGCACGTCATAAGGTGCCGACTGAGCCACCGTGACGTAACTCGTGGCCGGAGCACCAGGGGAGCCAGACCATGACCGACCAGCGCGTGAACTCACCGCGCACCGGCGCGACAGCATCGGTCGCCGCGAGGAAGCCCTCGCCCGCCGTATACCGCCGTCGTCGGCTGGTCGTGGTCGTGGGCCTGCTCGTCGTTGTGCTCGGGCTGGTCCTCGTGGCGGGCTTCGTCTGGCCGGGCTTCTGGCGCGGTGAGTCGACGCCGCAGCCCGTCCCCACGGTGACCGTCACGGCTCCGGTGCCGACACCGACGGTCAGGGCGATGGAGCGTGGCGACGACGAGACCGCCTTCCAGCAGGCCCTCCCGTCCTCGGTGCTGCAGTTCGCGCTCGGTGCGCTCACCGAGGCCGGTGAGCCCAGGGAGCAGGGCGCCCTGGAGGCCTGGAACGCGGAGTACGCCGACGGCGGCCCGGGCGAGATAGCGCTCGTCGCGGGCCAGTGGTCGACGCCGGACGAGGCGGCCACCGCGGCCGCCGCCTGGACCGAGGCTGCCGGCGAGGTGGATCGCGAGGGCGACGTGCAGGTCGGCAACAACGTGGTCGGGCAGTACGCGATCGTGCCGATCGAGGGCGGCAGGGCCGTCGTCGTCTGGCAGAACGGGACCGCCGTGATGCAGGCGACCGGACCGGCCGACGCTACGGAGGCCTTCTACGCGGCGTTCCCCCTGTGACCCAGCAGGAGACTGTGTTCCAGCAAGAGACAATGGCGCTGTGAACCAGCGACTTGCAGTGCTCGGTGCCGGGAACATGGGCGAGGCGGTGCTCGCGGGCGCGCTCTCGGCGGGCTGGGCGGCCGCCGACGTCGTGGCCACCGTGCGCACCGAGGCCAAGGCCCAGCACCTGCGCGAGACGTACCAGGTGGCCACCACCAGCGATAACGTGGCCGCCGTCCGTGGCGCGGGTCTCGTCCTCGTGGGCGTGAAGCCGAAGGACGTCGGCGCCCTGCTCGACGAGGTCGCGCACGCGATCGATCCCGCCGCCGTGGTGGTCACAGTCGCGGCCGGCCACCCCGCGGCGTTCTACGAGGAGCGGCTGCCGGCCGGCACCGCCGTCGTGCGGACCGTGCCCAACACGCCCGCCGCGATCGGCGCGGGCATCACGGCGATCGCGCCGGGGGCCGCCGCCACCGAGGCGCACCTCGAGGCGGTCGAGCACCTGCTCGCGGGCACCGGCGCGGTGGTCCGCGCCGCGGAGAAGGACCTGGACGCGGTCAGCGCGATCTCCGGATCCGGGCCCGCGTACGTCTTCTACGTCGCCGATGCGCTCGCCGAGGCGGGTGTTTTGCTCGGCCTGACGCGCGACGTCGCGCGCCGCCTCGCGACCCAGACCCTGCTCGGCGCCTCCCGCCTCATGGACGAGTCCGGGGAGCATCCAGTCATCCTGCGCGAGAAGGTCACTTCCCCGGGCGGCACCACTGCGGCAGCCCTGCGGGCCCTGGACGACGGGGGTGTGCGCGCCTCGTTCCTGACCGCCGCTGCCGCTGCGCGTGACCGGGCCCGCGAGCTGGGTGGATGATTCGTCCCGTGACCATGCCTCGACCCGCAACGACGCGGCCGCCCGCCATGGCCGACGTCGCCGCGCTTGCTGGTGTGTCCCACCAGACCGTCTCGCGGGTGCTCAACGGCCATCGGAGCGTGCGCCCCGCGACGCGGGAGAAGGTGCAGGCGGCGATCGCCGAGCTCGGCTACCGCCGGAACAGCGCGGCGCGCGCCCTGGTCACCGCACGGTCGACCACTGTCGGCGTGGTGACCACCGGTTCGCCGCTGTTCGGCCCGTCGAGCACGCTGATCGCGGTCGAGGAGGCGGCGCGCGAGCAGGGCTGGTACGTCAGCGTCGCCACCCTGCG is drawn from Promicromonospora sp. Populi and contains these coding sequences:
- the radA gene encoding DNA repair protein RadA, whose translation is MTSSTSKRARPAYRCAECGWTTVKWAGRCGECQAWGTVSEDGPAQSGPRTAAVSPAREPARPIADIDVESARANPTGVGEFDRVLGGGLVPGAVILLAGEPGVGKSTLLLAVASNVADGALGPHGFESPRTVLYVTGEESAAQVRLRAERIGALSRTLLLAAETDLGTVLGHLEANQPDMLVVDSVQTISSAQVDGAPGGVSQVREVAAALIAVAKERQIPTILVGHVTKDGSVAGPRTLEHLVDVVCQFEGDRHSRLRMIRAVKNRYGPTDEVGCFDLSENGIVGLADPSGLFLSHAGAGVAGSCITVTLEGRRPLAVEVQGLVAPSPLTNPRRATSGVDSSRLAMILAVLQRHGGLRLADQDVYASTVGGARITEPASDLAAALALVSARTGRPLPGATVAVGEVGLAGDLRPVAGLDRRLGEAARLGFAHAVVPHGTGVKAPDGLQLVEAAHIRDAVEWAQSGGGRTGEEMDGG
- the disA gene encoding DNA integrity scanning diadenylate cyclase DisA, encoding MATTSSHPDELLRETLAAVAPGTELRDGLERILRGRTGALIVLGLDATVEQICSGGFSLDVDFSATRLRELSKMDGAVVLDQGATRIRKAAVQLLPDPTIETTESGTRHRTAERVAKQSGFPIISVSQSMRIVALYVGGQRHVLEDSDTILGRANQALATLERYRARLDEVSGTLSALEIEDLVTVRDVCSVVQRLEMVGRISDEIAGYVIELGVDGRLLALQLDELIGDVGSDREFVIRDYVIGRKERSIADVQAELSALTSQQLLDMSQIGRVLDLPGGGDALDAAVAPHGYRLLSKVPRLPNTTIEQLVGHFSSLQKLLAASVDDLMSVDGVGEQRARTIREGLSRLAESSILERYV
- the proC gene encoding pyrroline-5-carboxylate reductase, which gives rise to MNQRLAVLGAGNMGEAVLAGALSAGWAAADVVATVRTEAKAQHLRETYQVATTSDNVAAVRGAGLVLVGVKPKDVGALLDEVAHAIDPAAVVVTVAAGHPAAFYEERLPAGTAVVRTVPNTPAAIGAGITAIAPGAAATEAHLEAVEHLLAGTGAVVRAAEKDLDAVSAISGSGPAYVFYVADALAEAGVLLGLTRDVARRLATQTLLGASRLMDESGEHPVILREKVTSPGGTTAAALRALDDGGVRASFLTAAAAARDRARELGG
- a CDS encoding phosphatase PAP2 family protein is translated as MPDPNRTPARAAGLVVASAAALGAWLVWWAMVTTWPGQRTEERVFETADRFQDVVNHLVEPVLLLGSPPWLVAGFLVVCGIGLLRRRWVAAGLAAVVMLGSNLTTQVVKDGVLYRTGLLGEWNRDINTLPSGHVTVVAAAWAALLLVTPRGRQPVVALVGAVVTCAMALATVADRWHRPSDVVAAVLVVLVWGALVCALAPARWADPLPGRDAPGADAGASPGAGLTTSRVTTLLGVVALPAALLSVLAAAATEGRVDLPWDGGLTAYVGGLLAACAISAAAFAVLLPLCQAAARPVAPSPASVAGGRASARMSVARHKVPTEPP